The proteins below come from a single Amphiura filiformis chromosome 15, Afil_fr2py, whole genome shotgun sequence genomic window:
- the LOC140171897 gene encoding 2'-5'-oligoadenylate synthase 1A-like, giving the protein MKYDRIIRCILRMCFYSGLIMIAFSLIPLNPSTASRINVQNMAPLNLEEDQFRGPKGWFTRVITDEIADFKRDCQQAVDMVAKVMREDLQLKVKEVIKSGSLSKGTMVHGVSDIDVIVILNPPDLPFLKNVKNMDKYKEQLAWVIGEMEVAVKSVGKNGMKVISTVTNQFLVNVNIRLASGERIKVDVLATADNWAEEGKGIYDSMFRRRLPEDREFYSVGLAKLQRDFVKQKPAPVKELIRLVKYWNANIVGTALEGPLPTSYSMELITVYVWEEKMGKPNRVDLLEGFKQVLNTIGNDEVFHYWRENYTKEMVDIAMGGMDETRKRRPFILDPANPFNNVCARFHDTWPDVARVAQETLNSSLLRNIRLKKHWKTEL; this is encoded by the exons ATGAAGTACGATAGAATAATTCGATGCATTCTCCGAATGTGTTTTTATTCCGGGCTCATAATGATCGCGTTCTCACTTATACCGTTGAATCCGAGCACCGCATCTCGAATTAACGTTCAGAATATGGCACCGTTGAATCTCGAAGAAGATCAATTTAGGGGGCCTAAAGGTTGGTTTACCAGAGTAATCACAGATGAAATTGCAGATTTTAAGAGAGATTGTCAACAAGCAGTGGACATGGTTGCTAAGGTTATGAGGGAAGATCTACAATTGAAAGTCAAGGAAGTAATAAAG AGTGGGTCTCTTTCCAAAGGAACCATGGTGCATGGCGTGTCCGATATTGATGTCATAGTTATCCTGAATCCACCAGATCTTCCTTttctgaaaaatgtcaaaaatatggaCAAGTATAAAGAGCAGCTAGCCTGGGTTATCGGAGAGATGGAAGTAGCTGTAAAAAGTGTTGGAAAAAACGGAATGAAAGTCATAAGTACAGTCACAAATCAGTTTCTCGTGAATGTAAATATTCGGCTTGCTTCAGGAGAGAGGATTAAAGTCGACGTGCTAGCAACAGCAGATAACTGGGCCGAGGAAG GAAAGGGCATTTACGATTCAATGTTCAGACGAAGGCTCCCTGAAGATCGCGAATTTTATTCAGTTGGATTAGCAAAACTGCAAAGAGACTTCGTGAAACAAAAACCTGCTCCAGTCAAGGAGTTGATTCGGCTTGTCAAATACTGGAATGCAAACATCGTGGGGACTGCACTGGAGGGACCATTGCCAACATCATACTCCATGGAGCTTATAACTGTGTATGTATGGGAAGAAAAGATGGGAAAACCCAACCGAGTTGATCTGTTAGAGGGATTCAAGCAAGTCCTCAACACAATTGGAAACGACGAGGTATTCCATTATTGGCGCGAGAACTACACTAAAGAAATGGTTGATATTGCAATGGGCGGAATGGATGAAACACGAAAACGAAG GCCTTTCATTCTGGACCCTGCTAATCCGTTCAACAATGTATGCGCCCGTTTCCACGATACTTGGCCTGATGTAGCAAGAGTCGCACAGGAGACTTTGAATTCTAGCCTACTACGAAATATTCGACTTAAAAAACATTGGAAAACAGAACTGTAA